The DNA window CGAACATGCTGGGGGTGAAATAATCCTGTGTGCCACTGATAATCCAGACCCTCGGATTCTTCGGGGCCAATGTCTTCGCTTTCGTCATGGCGTCGTCGGACTTCGGGCCAAGGGACATGCTCTGCATGGGATGCATTCCCATCATCTGTCCGTAGCACCCTGTGAGCAGAGCCCATGCATCGGCCATCTTTGCGTCAATCGTCGTGGCCCGCTTCAAGTGGCTGATCGCATCCTTCAATACCTGCTCGCGCTGCTTCTCGTCCTCCTCAGGAAATAGGTTAAACATACGGTAGTCGGCAAGGCCCACGTAGTAGTGTGCCAAGGCTCTGCGCTCCGTGCCGCCCGTCGCTCGTTCGGCGAGGGCACGGGCTTGCCTCAACGAGTCGACCGAGCCGTTGTCGGTCGCGCTTCGGATGAGGGTTTTGGCCCGGTGCAGGAGGGAGTCGGTCACTGCCGTCGTGAGTGTGGACTCGCCGTCCGGGGCGGGTGCCACCGAGGGGCTCGATCCGCAGGCGATGAGACTAAGCAATATGAGAACCGTCGAAAAGGAGCGCGTGGTTTTCAAAACGAACGGCTTGGTCCAGAGCATGGGATGCTAGGTCTTGGATTATGGAATTATCGTTATGCGGATGCCAATTTTCGACAGGGCGACGATTGGGTTATTGGGTGGGCACGAGAGACCCGCTTGATTCCACGTCCTTGAGAAGCTCGGTACGATCGACGGCCTACCCTCGCTGGAAAACACGAGCAATCTCTTGGATGTAGCGAATGTCATTGAGCGGAGCGGACAGGCCGAGAGGAACAAGCACAAACACGACCCCAATGATGAGAAGACGATGCGCAAGCATGGCAAGATGTGGAACGAGTGCAGGAGATCGCGTCTAAAGCGTGAGCGTGAGACCGACGTACACCGACCGCCGGAAATTTGTCGTTCGCTCCCGCCGCTCTGCGTAGTCGGCGGAATACGCGAGGTCGACGACGTTCGCGCGGTCGAGAACGTTGTTGACGGCAGCGTAGAAAATGACGTGCTGTTGCCGATTGAAGGGCCAGTAGTAGCTCAGTTGCAGGTCGAGGCGCTGGTAGGACGGCAGGCGCTTGCTGCCCACCGGCCCGTCAATCGGCAGTAGTGGTCCAGACGGCTGACGCTCCGTTCCCACCACCGGCGTGAACGGCTGTCCGGTGGTATAGCGGTACGTGGCCCCGAGGCGGAGTTGGTTTACGACCCGCACCTTGCCCACCACTGTGGCCTGGTGCGTGAGGTCGAACGGCGCCGGTCCTTTCTCGAGCTGTACTGTGGCCCCTCGATCGCGAGGTTGTGTGCGGCGCGACTCCAAAAGGCTGTACGAGGCCCACCCGTTGACCCGCGTCTCCAGAAAGGCGCCGTACTTGGCGAAGAGGTCGAGGCCCTGTGCGAGGCCTGAGCCTGCATTTGCATAGCGCGACGCCCCCGTCCGCACCACGAGGTCGCGGTACGGCTTGCGGTAGGCCTCCACCCGCAATAGCCAATCCGACCGCTCGTGCCGCACTCCCATCACGTAGTGCTGCGTATGCTGAGCCCCAAGAGAAGTAGGACCGGTGTGCTCGCTGTACGTGCTGAGCTCAGGAAACTGGTGGTAGAGGCCCCATGCCGCTCGCAGGTGGGTGTGCGGGGCAACCCGCCAGGAGAGCCCTCCGCGTGGATCCACAACGGGCCGTCCTGCCCGACTGTGAACATCAGTGCGGAGCCCGACCCGAGCAGTAAGAACAGGCAACAGGTTGGACTCAACTTCTGCATACCCGCCGGCTCGGGTGGCTGGAAGTCCCGTATTCACCGTACGGGTGGGCGCGTCCGGTGCGACGGCTGCCGGATTGGTCGGGAAGGTGCCGTCGAAGCGGTAGTGCCGCCGCTCCACAGTGCCGCCAACCCGAAGGGTCCAATCGTCGGTGCTCCGCGTTGCATCCATTCGGAGCGTACCGGATTGGTCGGTGGGCGTCACGTTGAGTGCCCCGAATCGTTTTTCCGACGAGTACGTGCTCCAGGAAGCACTCGTCTCCAGAGTCCACGGCCTTGCCCGTGTCCTCCACTGCAGATTGTAGAGCTGGTTCGTTGACGATCCGCGGTAGAGTCCTTCGTACGCCCCCTGCACCGTTTCCACCCCCACGCGGCTGTGACGGGCAAAGGCAAAGAGCTTGAGTTGTCCGGTCTCCCCATAATCCCAGGTGAGGCCCAGGTTGCCGTCCATGCCCTGCGGCACCGTGACAAAGTCGCTATGCCGCCCGTTCACGCGAAAGAGAAGACCGGTAAACGAACGGTTGCCGGACACCCGCAGGCCGAGTTCGTCCTCAATCAACGGTTGATCGAATGAGAGCGATGCGGCGGCAAGGCCGAGATTCACGTATCGGCGCGATTGCTGGGGACGATCCTTCGACTCCATTGCCAGGACGCCGGAGAGGGCGTTTCCATACTGCGCGGAGAACCCCCCCGTGGAAAACTGCGTGCCATCGACGAGAAAGGGACGCACGGCCCCAAACGTCCCTCCGGCGGGCGACTCGTAGCGATAGGGATGGTGAACCGTCGCCTGGTCGAGCAGCGTCTTGGTCTCTGTCACGTCGCCGCCCCGTACAAAGAGCCCGGCCCCATCCCCTGGCGAGGCCACGCCCGGAAACGACTGCAAAGCTCGAAACAGATCCCCATTCGCTCCCGGCGTGGTCACGGCCTCCGTCGGTCCCAGGGTTGC is part of the Salinibacter sp. 10B genome and encodes:
- a CDS encoding tetratricopeptide repeat protein; translation: MLWTKPFVLKTTRSFSTVLILLSLIACGSSPSVAPAPDGESTLTTAVTDSLLHRAKTLIRSATDNGSVDSLRQARALAERATGGTERRALAHYYVGLADYRMFNLFPEEDEKQREQVLKDAISHLKRATTIDAKMADAWALLTGCYGQMMGMHPMQSMSLGPKSDDAMTKAKTLAPKNPRVWIISGTQDYFTPSMFGGDKERALTKFKKAAQLARQESINDSLHPSWGHAEAYAWIGVAHMNADRPEQARAAFQKALDINPDYGWVKSVLLPKLRETES
- a CDS encoding TonB-dependent receptor; the encoded protein is MHIWLITPILLAMVARMLTLILFGLLPFGGVFSSAVAQPAFVQGQVQTPEGTGIPYANVRIVGTTDGAATDEQGRFRFETRRRGRVELQASAVGYEAETRTSRLTSGDTVRVSFVLGLTHVKLDEAVVTGEAYSTGPGETATLGPTEAVTTPGANGDLFRALQSFPGVASPGDGAGLFVRGGDVTETKTLLDQATVHHPYRYESPAGGTFGAVRPFLVDGTQFSTGGFSAQYGNALSGVLAMESKDRPQQSRRYVNLGLAAASLSFDQPLIEDELGLRVSGNRSFTGLLFRVNGRHSDFVTVPQGMDGNLGLTWDYGETGQLKLFAFARHSRVGVETVQGAYEGLYRGSSTNQLYNLQWRTRARPWTLETSASWSTYSSEKRFGALNVTPTDQSGTLRMDATRSTDDWTLRVGGTVERRHYRFDGTFPTNPAAVAPDAPTRTVNTGLPATRAGGYAEVESNLLPVLTARVGLRTDVHSRAGRPVVDPRGGLSWRVAPHTHLRAAWGLYHQFPELSTYSEHTGPTSLGAQHTQHYVMGVRHERSDWLLRVEAYRKPYRDLVVRTGASRYANAGSGLAQGLDLFAKYGAFLETRVNGWASYSLLESRRTQPRDRGATVQLEKGPAPFDLTHQATVVGKVRVVNQLRLGATYRYTTGQPFTPVVGTERQPSGPLLPIDGPVGSKRLPSYQRLDLQLSYYWPFNRQQHVIFYAAVNNVLDRANVVDLAYSADYAERRERTTNFRRSVYVGLTLTL